Proteins encoded together in one Ictidomys tridecemlineatus isolate mIctTri1 chromosome 3, mIctTri1.hap1, whole genome shotgun sequence window:
- the LOC144375792 gene encoding C-C motif chemokine 3-like encodes MEVPVAVLAVLFFTEALSSLTCSASLGADTPTACCFFYISRKIPHKFVDDYYETSSQCSKPAVIFQTKRGRQVCADPSEAWVRAYITDLELNA; translated from the exons ATGGAGGTCCCCGTGGCCGTCCTCGCTGTCCTGTTCTTCACTGAGGCCCTCTCCTCCCTGACTTGCTCTGCCTCCT TGGGTGCTGACACCCCCACCGCCTGCTGCTTCTTCTACATCTCCCGGAAGATTCCGCACAAATTTGTAGATGACTATTATGAGACCAGCAGCCAGTGCTCCAAACCCGCGGTCAT CTTCCAGACCAAGAGAGGCCGGCAGGTCTGTGCTGACCCCAGCGAGGCGTGGGTTCGAGCCTACATCACCGACCTGGAGCTGAACGCCTGA